The Paracholeplasma manati genome window below encodes:
- a CDS encoding GGDEF domain-containing protein, with the protein MVNTEIIQWLQTEYNIDFYNDIAFSSNKRVSFVIDIDEKPLMARVTSGQLSSVSLPDWTDFPVNDLFAYVDENNLLAEVEGRHSFLQNIRDKFNTFDQELYLYIPVKRMYEPLWLYMSFTRHQIKDKHFVFAQVVRIYEKTPIEIIHYQKTYQDPLTKLFSRETLKLHMNHLTSTRDSYVMYLDIDDFKYVNDQFGHQAGDQLLIDIANHFIGTWEYNVLYYRLGGDEFFVYCYDHSLEQIKTRAEKIIHDIESLTVVARTVGISASIGIVQITDENKGYHNLLNLGDKTMYQSKAKGKGSYTLYTPEK; encoded by the coding sequence ATGGTCAATACAGAAATCATTCAATGGTTACAAACTGAATACAACATAGATTTTTATAACGATATCGCGTTTTCTTCCAACAAACGGGTATCTTTTGTCATTGATATCGATGAAAAACCGTTGATGGCACGTGTCACTTCAGGACAATTATCCAGCGTTTCATTACCCGATTGGACTGACTTCCCTGTCAATGATCTATTTGCATATGTTGATGAGAATAACTTGTTAGCCGAAGTGGAAGGTAGACACAGTTTCCTCCAAAACATACGAGATAAGTTTAATACATTTGACCAAGAACTCTATTTATATATCCCGGTCAAACGCATGTATGAACCGTTATGGCTTTATATGTCCTTTACACGTCATCAAATCAAAGACAAGCACTTTGTCTTCGCTCAAGTGGTTCGTATATATGAAAAAACACCGATTGAAATCATTCATTATCAAAAGACCTATCAAGACCCACTCACTAAATTGTTTTCTAGAGAAACCCTTAAATTACACATGAATCACTTAACATCCACTCGGGATTCTTATGTCATGTATCTCGATATCGATGATTTCAAATATGTGAACGATCAGTTTGGACATCAAGCAGGTGATCAACTCTTGATTGATATCGCAAACCATTTCATCGGTACTTGGGAATACAATGTGTTGTACTATCGTTTGGGTGGGGATGAATTTTTCGTTTACTGTTACGACCACAGCTTAGAACAGATTAAAACCAGAGCAGAAAAAATCATTCATGATATTGAATCCTTAACTGTGGTTGCGAGAACGGTTGGTATCAGTGCTTCGATTGGTATCGTTCAAATCACAGACGAAAACAAGGGTTACCATAACTTGCTAAACCTTGGAGATAAAACGATGTATCAATCCAAGGCCAAAGGCAAGGGCAGTTATACCCTCTATACCCCTGAAAAATAG
- a CDS encoding KH domain-containing protein has product MAINYDGLIKNIVTPLVLHPEDVLVKTLADDGSDLTIQVLVNQEDLGRVIGKGGKIASAIRTIVYAGASKEGKHVKIDIDAF; this is encoded by the coding sequence ATGGCAATCAATTATGATGGACTGATCAAAAATATCGTTACGCCATTGGTGCTTCACCCTGAGGATGTACTTGTTAAAACACTTGCGGATGATGGGAGTGACCTTACAATCCAGGTTTTGGTCAATCAAGAAGACCTAGGCCGTGTCATTGGCAAGGGCGGTAAAATTGCCTCAGCCATTCGTACAATTGTTTATGCTGGTGCTTCTAAAGAAGGCAAGCACGTTAAAATTGACATTGACGCATTCTAA
- the trmD gene encoding tRNA (guanosine(37)-N1)-methyltransferase TrmD — MMRIDIVTIFPDMLKACLDESIIRRAVGIQLVEINIIDLRDYSVLKHRKVDDTPYGGGAGMLMQFPPFYHAIQALKKDNSTVIITSPRGQVFNQKTAERYATLDHLIILAGHYEGIDERVYHFIDEEVSMGDFVLTGGELPAMMITDAVVRLLDDVIKKESHENDSFSMGLLEHPHYTKPATYEGYEVPDVLRNGNHQEIAKWRRYEALKQTLQKRPDLLEKATLTKDDLKMLEAIKNELNKDSK, encoded by the coding sequence ATTATGAGAATTGACATCGTTACCATTTTTCCAGATATGTTGAAAGCCTGTTTGGATGAATCCATCATTCGCCGTGCAGTCGGTATCCAACTGGTTGAGATCAACATCATTGATTTGAGAGATTATAGTGTTTTAAAACACCGTAAAGTGGATGACACACCTTATGGTGGTGGGGCAGGCATGCTCATGCAGTTTCCACCATTCTATCACGCCATTCAAGCATTGAAAAAAGACAATTCAACCGTCATCATCACGAGTCCAAGAGGTCAAGTATTCAATCAAAAGACTGCAGAAAGATACGCCACTTTAGACCATTTAATTATATTGGCAGGTCACTATGAAGGCATCGATGAACGGGTGTATCACTTCATCGATGAAGAAGTATCCATGGGAGACTTTGTCCTCACGGGTGGTGAATTACCAGCCATGATGATCACGGACGCGGTGGTGCGATTATTGGATGATGTGATCAAGAAAGAATCCCATGAAAATGACTCTTTCTCGATGGGTTTATTAGAACACCCCCATTACACCAAACCTGCAACATATGAAGGCTATGAAGTCCCTGACGTTTTAAGAAATGGTAACCATCAGGAAATAGCCAAGTGGCGCCGTTATGAAGCGCTTAAACAAACGCTTCAAAAACGTCCAGATTTGTTAGAAAAAGCCACATTAACCAAAGATGATTTAAAGATGTTAGAAGCCATCAAAAACGAATTGAACAAAGATTCTAAATGA
- the rplS gene encoding 50S ribosomal protein L19, with translation MARAKGQQLIQELTSAYMKEVPTFYPGDTVKVYVKIKEGNRERIQLFEGLVIKRQGGGISETFTVRKISYGVGVERTFPVNAPTIDRLEVARSGKVRRAKLHYIRTLSTKAARIKEKRSV, from the coding sequence ATGGCAAGAGCAAAAGGTCAACAATTGATCCAAGAGCTTACGAGCGCATACATGAAGGAAGTTCCAACTTTCTATCCAGGTGATACTGTAAAAGTGTATGTCAAAATTAAAGAAGGTAACCGCGAACGTATCCAATTATTCGAAGGATTGGTCATCAAACGTCAAGGTGGCGGTATCAGTGAAACTTTCACAGTTCGTAAGATTTCCTATGGCGTCGGTGTAGAAAGAACATTCCCAGTGAATGCACCTACAATCGACAGATTAGAAGTTGCTAGAAGTGGTAAAGTAAGAAGAGCTAAGCTCCATTACATCAGAACATTATCCACTAAAGCTGCACGTATCAAAGAAAAGAGATCCGTCTAA
- the rimM gene encoding ribosome maturation factor RimM (Essential for efficient processing of 16S rRNA) — translation MAYEIGKIINTHGIKGELKVKTNSDFDRFKKNKKIYTTIKEQRVDLKILTVREASDHLIISFEGFDNINQVLHLKGAVLFTDEKPKLKKDEFHYQDLIGKLVFNQLDVFVGTVTDIIEVPQGHLLQIEKDDKKSLVPFVNAFVKTITEDKILIEEIEGLL, via the coding sequence ATGGCATATGAAATCGGAAAAATTATCAACACCCACGGTATCAAGGGTGAACTCAAGGTCAAAACCAACAGCGATTTTGATCGTTTTAAAAAGAATAAAAAAATCTACACAACCATCAAGGAACAGCGCGTCGATTTGAAGATACTTACTGTTAGAGAAGCTTCTGATCATTTGATCATTTCTTTCGAAGGCTTTGATAACATCAATCAAGTATTGCACTTGAAAGGTGCGGTTTTATTCACAGATGAAAAACCAAAATTGAAAAAGGATGAATTTCACTACCAAGACTTGATTGGCAAATTGGTATTCAATCAATTGGATGTTTTTGTTGGTACTGTAACAGACATCATCGAAGTCCCCCAAGGTCATTTACTTCAAATTGAAAAAGACGATAAGAAGTCTTTGGTCCCATTCGTGAATGCATTCGTTAAAACAATCACAGAAGATAAGATTTTGATCGAAGAGATTGAGGGTCTATTATGA